The Nicotiana tomentosiformis chromosome 2, ASM39032v3, whole genome shotgun sequence genome includes the window TGAAAATGATATTTGGTATGCTTGCTGTGAGATATAAGAGTGACCCAATGATACCTCTGTACATGGTCATGTCCACAAGgtaaccaggttcatccatgtctagaCGAGTGGTAGTGGAAATAGGAGTATCAATTATCTTTGAACTTTCATTCTCAAATATACTTAGAAGCTCTTTgatgtacttctgctgacttatcattGTGACCTTAGGAGTTTTCTTAACTTGCAGacccaagaagaaattcaattcccccatcatgctcatttcaaactcacttcccaTGAGCTTTGCAAACTCTTCACATAGAGAATCGTTTGTTGCACCAAAGATGATGTTTTCAACGTAGACTTGCACAATGAGCATGTTCCTCCCTCATTTCTTCAGAAATAGGGTGTTGTCGATTTTTttctcttgtaaagccattttctaggaggaatttggacaacctttcataccatgcataAGGAGCATGCTTCAGCCAGTATAAAGCCTTGTCAACTTTGAATACATGCTCAGGATGCTCATGACATTCGAAGCCAGGTGGTTGTTTGACGAAGACTTCTTTCTTGAGATATCCatttagaaatgcacttttgacatccatttggaacaatttgaattccatatgagatgcaaaggcaatgagGATTCTGATGGCTTCCATTCGAGCAACCGGAGCAAAAGTTTCTTCATAGTCGATCACTTCCtcttgattgtagccttgaactaataaccttgccttgttccttgttgtgtttccaaactcatcaagtttattTCTGAATACCCACCTAGTTCCTAAAACAATTCTCTCAGCAGGTAGAGGAACCAGGTGTCATACgttgttcctctcaaattgattcatcttgtacAGCAGTAATCTAgtcagcatctttcaatgctttcttgatatttttgggctcaatTTAAGAGAGAAAGGCTGAGAAGGCAAGTGAGTTTCTTGACTTTGATCTAGTTTGAATCCCTGAGTCAAGAGGAATTATCACATTTTGAATAGGGTGTGAAGttttgtgcttccagttagaCACCGAAATCCCATGTGAGAGGGTCCAGGTTCTTCCGAATGTGAACCATTGTTGACATGAGTCCCACTTCTCAGCTCAGCATTTGGGGTTCCTTGCATAACATCAACAACTCTGTTCTCAGCTTCAGTTGTAGTGattgagggaccaggttcctctaCATCAGTTGGAGATACATCTGCACCATCTTCATTTGATTCCTTGACGTGACTCATCATGTCAGCCTTTCCATTTTCCATATCAATGACTTTACCAGGAACCATTGAGTGCTCTCTGTCTTGAtcaatcttatcatgtgaatctttcCCACAGGTTgtgtgattcatcaaagatcacatatatgctttcctcaacacattgagttcttttattgtagactttGTAGGCTTTCCTTTGTGATGAATAGCCAAGAatgattccttcatcacttttagCATCAAATTTTCCAAGTGCTTCCTTACCATTATTGAGGACAAAGTATTTGCAGCCAAATATCCTTAAATGTGTTAGCTTGGGTTTCCTCCCCTTCAGCAGTTCATATGGGGTTTTGTTCAGGAGGGACATGATCATGCACTGTTCACCAAGTAGCATGCAATGTTaactgcttctgcccagaaacatTTTGCAACACCACTGTCAATCAACATTGTCCTttccatgtcttcaagagtccttTTTTCCCTCTCCAcaataccattttgttgaggtgttcttggagctgaaaAATTATGACTTATGCCATTTTCAGTACAGAATTCATCGAATTTAGCATTATCAAACTCTTTGCCGTGATCAGATCTTACACACACAACATTatggctcattttcacttggaTCTTCTTCACATAAGCAGCAAACACTGGAAAAGTTTAATCCTTGGTTTTGAGATATAAAGTCTAGGTGAATCTGGAATAGTAGTCCACTATGATAaaaatgtacttctttcctcctctacttggcaccctcataggtccacacaaatccatatggaggagatcaagtggccttgaggtgctaACTTCCTTTTTGGGCTTGAATGAGGACTTGACTTGCTTTCCTTTTACACATacatcacacaccttgtgatcttTGAAGCTTGACTTAGGCAACCCACGAACTAGGTCCTTCTTGACCAATTTGTTCAGCTATGTAAAACTTGTATGACCCAATCTTATGTGTCATAGTTCAGCATCATTATCAACAGCACTCAGACATGTGAGATCCCCATTTTGCAaggactcaaaatcagcaacataaatatttttgtatatttttgccATCAGGACCACTTCACCAGTCACAAGATTTGTGACTATGTAGATTTTTGACACAAATTtcactttgtttcctttgtcgcAAATTTGGAAAACGCTCAGTAGGCTATATTTCAAGCCATTTACATAATACACAttgccaaaggacacactccctccttgcagggctttgaatgaaagaaaatcatCGATGCTTCCAGTCATGTTCTtggagcagccactatccatataCCATTTTTGGTTGCTTCCTTTAACTTCTTCCTACACAAGAGAATTAAGGATTAGATTTAGGAACCCAaataagtttgggtcccttgtagcgAGAAAAATGGTGAATTAAACTTCTTTTTGTCCAGGCAGGCAGTACACGTTTTTTGACAGAGGGACTAGGTTCCTTAGTAGTGTTTACCTTTTAACCAAACACCTTGTTTTTCTGGTGGGACTAAAATCTATCCTTACAATTTTCTTTAAAGTGTCCAGTGttgccacagtgagtgcaaagctAGTTGTCAGGgacagtaacatacttgctatgtaGATTGTAGGGAATCTTTTCCTTTTAGAATTCGACTCCCTCCTTATTCCCACCCTTGCTTGCATACATGGCAGTAATtgtatcagaggaccaggtccactttagagatttctctaggtcatttttaactcTGCCTACATATTCTTGAAGTTGTGAAGTTGTCTGTTTCTTTCAAGCTCAGCACACAGACTATATTTCAcatatttgagttcattttcaagcttaatgtgtgcctcacttgcaacttcctttcccttttggaTAATCCCAGAACTGTTTTCTCTTTTTAATTCCTCTATTATTTCTTTTAGGTGCATGACTACTATCAACAAATCATCTCTCTCATTTTCTACGTCTTCACTTTTTTTAATTAGAATATCCTTTTCTTTCATTAGATCCTCGATGGTTTCTTTTAGGTCAGCCACTATGATTACCGGATCATCTCTCTCATTTTCTACCTCTCCTAGTTCCACAATTAgtgcatttttatcatttataagactgtaataagcatcaattaaaacaTTTGTCAAAGATATAAGCTTTTTTTAGAGTAagacttcaaatttctttgaacgtctagaaAGTTTTCCTCATCAtcgttagttttgccatcaggaCGAAGATAAAGTTATATTCAGCTGCTTCACTTTCAACTGCCATCATGGAGGTATCACCATCTGCATCATCCTCTCCAGAGTCGCTGGAAGAATATCCCCATGCAGGAAGAGATTATTTCACAATATTATCAGTGACTCTTTTTCTCTAGAATCTTTTGTTAGGAACCTAGTTCCTCTTGGCTGTTTTGTCTGTGTTATGCTTGTATTGGTCTTCCTGGAGGGGAGGACATTCCTTGATGAAGTGTCCTGGCTTTCCACATTTATGACATAAGTCATACCCTCTTGGCTTGCTGGAGCTGCCCCGTTTTAGAATACCTCCATTCCtgcgaaccattttctgaaatcgCTTTGTCAGGTAATCCATAtcagcatcctcaccacttgaatcaTTATTGTCAGCCTTGAGGATCGGGTTCTTTTCCTTCTTGGGTTCTCTTCTTTCAtggtccttctttttcttcatttcatatgTCTTCAGATttccaatgagttcatcaatggttagCTTTTGCAGATCCTTTGCTTCTGTGCTAGCATTGACCTTGCTTTCCCTGGAATTAGGTAGTACACTAAGTATTTTCCTGAAAAGTTTGTTCCTTGGAATGATTTCTCCCAGATAGTGAAGCTCATTGATGATGGAGGTGAATCGAGTGTGCATGTCTTGAATGGATTCATCATCCTTCATCctgaagagttcatactcagtgGTGAGACTTTCAATTTTTGACTACTTGACTTGAGTTGTTCCTTCGTGTGCCATTTGGAGGGATTCCCAGATCTCCTTGGCTGATTGACATGTAGAGATCATGTTGTATTCGTGTAGTCCAATACCACAAACGAGGATATGTTTTGCTCAAAAGTCCTTCTCTATAGCTCTGCGGTTAGCGTCGTTGTATTCCTTCCTTGTTTTGGGAACGGTCACTACTGGTTCACCAGTGGTCTTCGTAGGGACGAATGGTCCATCGCAGATAACGTCCCAGAGCActgaatcttcagccatgataaaGTCATGCATACTTGTCTTCCACCATCCGTAGTATTggccattgaatcttggtggttTGTAGGTAGATTGGCCTTTTTCAAAGTTTGGTAGAGAAGCCACGAGAATCCTTTCTAGatgttagcctgatagaaagaacccgctctgataccaattgataaaaaCTTAGGGttcaccaaactgtatagagaaccaggttctctattagttcccacagaacacacacaAAGAGATaggtaaatgacacaacagagttttacgtggaaaactcccagcttacgggattaaaaaccacgatctacactcgtaggattttaacttcactaaccgagcaactttacattacaacctattgtaacttaggaattaaactcttaatccctcactcacttgtaataactctattacaagcctctttgtaataactttattacaaagctcacaactcgactaactctagtcaagacataaacacaaggtttatggtttTATAATTGGTTTCCTACACAACTGCTTctagctaagctaagtaggaattacaagtaaatcaccCTAATAAAGGTGCAACATAACTAGGGATATATAATAACATAATGCTGGAAACTGGTCCTTCGCTATGTTGTTCTTTATTCTTGAAGCCTTGAAGTCACTTGCAAGATGGCAACATACTTGAGAGAAGATTTTTCTTAATTCTGGGATGTGCAAGCGTTGTTCTCTTCATTGCTTCATGTTAATAATATCCAAGTTATGTCACTTGGATGATGCAAGCAATATCTGGTACAAGGCATGCCCTAGAAGGTGGCTGATGCACTGGTCACACTGTTGCGTGTGTGCAGAGGAACAGTTGCAACAACATTACAGCTGTGAGCAGTTGAACTGTACAGTCAGCAAGGGAACTGATGTCAATCTGTTCCCTCTGTCGTCTCTTTGACTCAGATTGTTGGAACTTGTCTCTCACTTGATACTTGTTGTTGTTGAGTACTTTAaggatgtgtaacaggttccccatctggttctcatcattaagtttgttagatcatcaaaacataacaggaCACATAACCTATCCCAACCTAGACAAGGGCTGATTTTCGTTTCCGCAAATTGTTAAGTACTTTATTAGAAAGAATCTCTTTCTGTAGTTGTTGCTTTGACTTGTGTTTTTTAAGCAGTGTGATGATaaataattgaaaattttgtggGACTACGATTCAATTGCATTATGTTTGAATTGAAGGGGCGTAATTTCCTAATAAAAATGTTCTATTACCTTTTTATGTTCCTTTTTAGTTCTATTTAATAGGATTTGAGCCAAAAGAACCTATAAATGGACTAACATATTTTAATTTAGTgattatgtatttatttataaatcaaagaTCTTGTAAATGAAATCGAAATAGCCCACAACGAATTGAATGGAGATGTATAAAAATTCGTTCTCCGTGCTGGTGATAAGTTTGAATTAAAGACAATATTACCCACTTGAGTTTTCTCTATTTTTGATATGATACGTGTAGTTGAAACATGTTAAATGATTTCAATGTAGAAAATAACATTGTAATACCTCTTAAATGATTTTTAATTATAATATGTATAGGAATAACCAAGTCAGTGGTATGGATCAGCACGTAACATGTTTCATAATTCATTGGTAGATtgcaattaaattaaattactagTAATTAGATAACATTATTGAAATGTCACGTTCAAATGCTGGGTTATTTGAGTGACAACTTAAAGAATTGGTTCATCGttaataacaataatttttttatagTGATTTGCCATTATAGTTCAATAATTAACTTGCTGACCAGTGGTGTAGAGCCACATGCAAGGAAAGAGTTTTAAACTGAATCCCCTAAGTGTTCGTATCAATTGGCATGTTTTTTGTTATCTTCATTGTGGCTCTGTAAAGGAGGTTAACTCTCTTTACAAGAAGTAACCCCGACTGTgtagtttttcttttttaattacaTTGTTAATAAATTAAAGGTTGGTAATGGGTCTCCATTCACCGATGTTGTGAGGTCAAGATGTGTGGTCTCCTCCTGTTTTTGTATTCTTTTGGGATTATCAAGTAATCATACTCTTTTTTAAGAAAGAAAATCTTAAGTACACTTTATGTTAGTCAAAATATCAAGTAATTCATTGACAGGGACTAAAACAATGGGCATCACAAAAAACGAAATAGGCACAtgttttatttttttcgaaattaaTATTATAGTATAGCTAGGAGCCGATAAGTGAAAGGTCTCATCCTATGTATCATTGTCGTTCAAATATAAAGAATTTGTCTACTTTATATTACATTATTGCTCGTGTTTTAAGACCAAAGGAAAATATGGAGCACTTATATGCGGCAACAGAAGTAGAATTTTTACCGAGgggtataaaaaataaaaaatagaaagtacATACACAAATAAGCTAAGGAGATTCAAATACCTGTGTGTGATAATAAAATtaaccttatatatatatatatatataatgtaattTTTGGTGAATGAGATTCTACTGAATCCTCTTCCGCCCACCTAGCTTCACCCTTGCTTATATGTTGAGACTAAGATTAAACTTTCACAACTAGTCTCAAACGTTCACTAGGATCATTCTAGATAAACCGTAAGTCTgtttttgaaaacaaaaaaaaattatgctTTTGGGTTAATGTTCATGCGCCTCAAGTTTGTTATTGCAAAGAAATTGTTGTACCAGTGACAAGCTAACTGATACGAACACTTGGGGACCAAAACTGAATATTGGACCCATAGGCCATTACCATGAAAACAAACCTACAATATTTGCTTTAGCAAGGAGGGTTTACTTTTGCAGATTGAGCTGGTCCGTGCTGAACATGAGTCCAAGCCCAAAGTGTTGGTTCGCAGAACTGGACATGTTTTTAGCAGATAAGTTTCATCTAATAGTTAACCTTACAGGGAAAAGACAAGTTGACAATAACTTGTTCTATAATTTTATCAAGGTCGTATTTATGTGCGTCTTTGAATTACAAGGATAtgttattttc containing:
- the LOC138905005 gene encoding uncharacterized mitochondrial protein AtMg00810-like; amino-acid sequence: MGSEFEMSMMGELNFFLGLQVKKTPKVTMISQQKYIKELLSIFENESSKIIDTPISTTTRLDMDEPGYLVDMTMYRGIIGSLLYLTASIPNIIFNVGLCVRLKSNPKKSHLKDAKRILRYLKGMQYLVLTSTLQETIST
- the LOC138905006 gene encoding uncharacterized protein; amino-acid sequence: MKDDESIQDMHTRFTSIINELHYLGEIIPRNKLFRKILSVLPNSRESKVNASTEAKDLQKLTIDELIGNLKTYEMKKKKDHERREPKKEKNPILKADNNDSSGEDADMDYLTKRFQKMVRRNGGILKRGSSSKPRGLINDKNALIVELGEVENERDDPVIIVADLKETIEDLMKEKDILIKKSEDVENERDDLLIVVMHLKEIIEELKRENSSGIIQKGKEVASEAHIKLENELKYVKYSLCAELERNRQLHNFKNM